Proteins encoded together in one Riemerella anatipestifer window:
- a CDS encoding GLPGLI family protein encodes MRTLFSLYFFISFCIAAKSQSKIDSSDIEIKYKFSYLVDTLDKKSIITEPMILIANQHKSVYYSEYYKANIDAVKKQLQGIGNGNVTIDLSEIPRAKVRHSVYRDGNEIYISNYLGRNLFTFETNDKINWIIDKNETKTILNYKCKKAYAKIGDKNYVAWYTSDIPLNDGPYKFKGLPGLILMLHDENNYFIFEIIELIRKKELIKFNQGILISKEQYLTKRREYMNDPSQGKINTPEYRKTVEENKKKYNNSLE; translated from the coding sequence ATGAGAACACTATTTAGTTTATACTTTTTCATATCTTTTTGTATTGCAGCAAAATCTCAATCAAAAATCGATAGTTCTGATATAGAAATAAAATATAAATTTAGCTACCTTGTTGATACATTGGATAAAAAAAGTATTATAACTGAACCAATGATATTAATCGCTAATCAACATAAATCAGTATACTATAGTGAATATTATAAAGCAAATATTGATGCCGTTAAGAAACAGTTGCAAGGTATTGGAAATGGAAATGTAACAATTGATCTGAGTGAAATTCCAAGAGCAAAGGTAAGACATTCAGTATATAGAGATGGCAACGAAATTTATATATCAAATTATCTGGGAAGAAATCTATTTACTTTCGAAACTAATGATAAAATTAATTGGATTATTGATAAAAACGAAACAAAAACAATTTTAAACTATAAATGTAAAAAAGCTTATGCTAAAATTGGTGACAAAAACTATGTTGCGTGGTACACAAGTGACATACCTTTAAATGACGGACCGTATAAATTTAAGGGTTTACCAGGGTTAATTTTAATGTTGCATGATGAAAATAATTATTTCATTTTTGAAATCATAGAATTAATAAGAAAAAAGGAGCTGATAAAATTTAATCAGGGAATATTAATCTCAAAAGAACAATACTTGACTAAACGTAGAGAATATATGAATGACCCTTCGCAAGGAAAAATTAATACGCCTGAATATAGAAAAACAGTAGAGGAAAATAAGAAAAAATATAACAACTCTTTAGAATAA
- a CDS encoding IS982-like element ISRa1 family transposase, whose product MNNLEQIYERILEVLGLFSENQLISYQRRTPKMSDLEVISLNITAEYLSIDSELQLFRKLPNSLINKIERSVYNKRKRRLSLQTEQIRQRISMEFNEFEDIFIVDSMPMKVCENARSTRSKICKEQSYSSPTYGYCASQKLYFYGYKLHAVCSLNGVIKNFDISPASVHDIHYLKDSGEQMRNCTLIGDRGYLSAKVQIDLFNYANIKLDTPMRSNQKDYIPQFSLYKKKRKRIETFFSQLCDQFMIKRNYAKTFEGFKTRIISKITAATVIQYINKFIFQRKLNHLKISII is encoded by the coding sequence AAAATCAACTGATTAGTTATCAGAGAAGAACACCTAAAATGAGCGATTTAGAAGTCATAAGTCTTAATATTACTGCTGAATACTTGAGTATTGATAGCGAATTACAGTTATTTAGAAAATTGCCAAACTCTCTGATAAACAAAATTGAAAGAAGTGTTTACAATAAGCGAAAACGAAGACTATCCCTACAAACAGAGCAAATTAGACAGCGTATTTCGATGGAGTTCAATGAGTTTGAAGATATTTTTATCGTTGATAGCATGCCAATGAAAGTTTGTGAAAACGCTCGTTCTACTCGTTCAAAAATTTGTAAAGAGCAATCCTATTCTTCACCAACATATGGTTATTGTGCTTCACAGAAATTATATTTCTATGGCTATAAACTACACGCAGTATGTTCTTTAAATGGTGTGATTAAGAATTTTGATATAAGCCCTGCATCCGTTCACGACATCCACTATTTAAAAGATAGTGGTGAGCAAATGCGAAACTGTACTTTAATTGGAGATAGAGGCTATTTATCAGCAAAAGTTCAAATAGATTTATTTAACTATGCTAATATTAAATTAGATACACCAATGAGAAGTAATCAGAAAGATTATATTCCTCAATTTTCATTGTACAAGAAAAAGCGAAAACGAATTGAGACATTTTTCTCTCAACTTTGCGACCAATTTATGATTAAAAGAAACTATGCTAAAACTTTTGAAGGCTTTAAAACAAGGATAATCAGTAAAATAACCGCCGCAACGGTTATTCAATATATCAATAAATTTATCTTCCAAAGAAAATTAAATCATCTAAAAATCAGTATTATTTAA